The following DNA comes from Myxococcales bacterium.
CGACCACATCGCTCTCGCGGACTGGGCCGAACTCGTGATCGTTGCACCGGCCACGGCCAACGTAATCGCGAAACTGGCGCATGGGATTACCGATGATCTGGTGACCGCGGTGCTGCTCGCCACACAAGTGCCCGTGCTCATCGCCCCTGCAATGAATGTCAACATGTGGGATCACCCCGCAACGCAGTCCAATCTTGCGCAACTGCGGGAACGCGGCGTCGCGACCATTGGGCCCGACACCGGGGAACTGGCGTGTGGTTGGCAGGGGGAAGGACGCATGTCCGATCCCCAGGTGATCGCCGAAGCCGCCCAGAGATTGCTCACGGCACCGAGTCTTGCAGGGCAGGTCGTGTTGGTGACCGCCGGCGGCACGGTAGAACCCATCGATGCCGTGCGCAGCGTGACGAACCGATCTTCGGGCAAGATGGGCTTCGCAATCGTCCGCGAGGCTTTGCGCCGGGGAGCCGAGGTGGTTCTCGTTGCGGGCCAGACCTCGCTCGATACCCCGGCCGGCGCCAGAAGGATCGACGTCGGCAGTGCGCTCGAGATGCACGAAGCGGTGATGCGCGAATTGGCGAGTGCCACGGTGGTGATCAAGGCAGCCGCGGTTGCCGATTTTCGACCGGCGTCGCCGCACAAACGCAAAATCAAAAAAGAAGACCTGGACCCGGATGCTGGAATCCAGATCAACTTGATCCCCAATCCCGACATCCTGGCCGACGTGTGTGCGAAGGTCGCGGAAACCAACGGTAGCCAGGTGGTGATTGGCTTCGCGGCCGAGAGTCACGACGTGATCCCCGCGGCCCAACGCAAATTGGCTCGCAAGGGCTGTGATTTCATCGTCGCCAATGACGTCTCTCGCCGAGATGCCGGGTTCGATGTCGACGAGAACGCAGTGTCATTCGTCTGGCCCGGGGGAGAGATCGAAGAATTGGCGTTGCTCCCGAAAGGGCAGGTCGCCGCAGAGTTGCTCGATCGGGTCGAGAAATTGCTGGGAGAGCGCGTTTGAGATTATCGGTCCGGGGGTTTTCCATACTTTGTTTGTCCATTGGCGCTGCACTGCTGTTGGGTCAGGCGGTGGCGGCGACCGGCGGTAGACACATCAACGTTGCGAGTATCAGGGGCTCGATCAACCCTGCCTCAGCGGACTACCTGATCGAGGCAATCGCGCGCAGTGAGGGCGACGGGGCAGCAATTCTGCTGATCGAACTCGATACCCCCGGCGGACTCGTTTCATCTACCCGGGACATCCTGCAGGCGATGCTGAACGCGCGGGTACCCATCGTGGTGTACGTCACACCCCGGGGCGCGTGGGCGATTTCCGCGGGGACTTTCATCACGGTCGCGGCGAACGTTGCCGCGATGTCGCCGGGAACCAGCATTGGTGCGGCGCATCCCGTGTCCGCCGGAGGGGGTACTGAACGCAAGCCCCAGGGCGAATCCGACAAGGGTGCGGGGGCGGCCGGGTCCGTAGACGTGGGGATGGAAAAGGCAGAGAACGCCCTGGCGGCGATGATGGAATCGATCGCTCAGGAACGGAACCGCAATGTCGAGTGGGTCGTCAAGGCCGTGCGAGAGTCGGTGGCAGTGAGCGAAACCAAGGCCCTCGAACTCGGAGTGATCGACATCATTGCGGAAAACCGCCGCGAGTTGCTCGAAAATATCGATGGGCGTGTCGTGCGCGTCGACGGCAAAGATCAGACACTCGAGTTGGCCGGGTTGCCCGCAGTCAATCTCGAAATGAGCCTGGTTCAGAAGATTTTTAATTTCCTCGGCGATCCAAACGTTGCGATGCTTCTCTTCATGGCGGGAGGTCTCGGACTCTACGCCGAGTTCAACAGCCCCGGTTTGATCGTACCGGGGGTGATGGGCATTGTATGCATGATCCTCGCGGCCATTGCCTTTCAGATCCTGCCCTTCGACTGGATCGGGCTGATCCTGGTGCTGGCCGGGTTTGCGTTATTTGCCGCGGAACTTTACGTCAGTGCATTCGGAGCCCTATTTGCGCTTGGGGTGATGTGCCTGCTGCTAGGGGGGAGCATGATTTTTGATCAGCCCGATCTCAGCGATCTCACCGTGTCATTTTGGAGTGTTTTGGTCCCGGCCGTCGCGGCGATGGCATTGTTTGGGGGCTTGATTGTCTTTTCCGTGGGCAAGGTGATGCTGGTCAATCAAATCGTCGGTGTCGACGAGCTCGTGGGATTGGTTGGCAAGGCGGTGAGCCCCCTCAAGCCGGATGGCAAAGTTTTCGTCCGGGGAGAGTATTGGAACGCTCAAGCGGATGCAGACGTCGAAGAAGGTGAAGCAGTCGAGGTGACCGAGATTCACGGACTGCGTATGACTGTGCGTCGCGCCGGGCAATAATAGAGCGAACCCGTCGCGCCCAAAATACGCCTGCCGTGGCGACGACGAGTCGCCTATGCTGCACCGGACGTTGAATACGTAGAGGGGGGAAATTTCATGGAACTTTTCTTCATGATTCTGCTCGGAAGCCTGGCTGCGGTGGGGCTTCTCGGCGTACGGATCATTACTGAATACGATCGCGGCGTCGTGTTTCGATTCGGGCGCTACGCGGGTATCAAAACTGCGGGGCTGAAATGGATCATTCCCGGTGTAGATAGGATGGTCAGAATCAGTCTTCGCGAAATCGTGATGGACGTTCCCTCGCAAGAAGTGATCACCCGGGACAACGTGTCCATCAAGGTCAATGCCGTGCTCTACTTCCGAGTACTGCATCCAGAAAAGGCAATAATCCAGGTCGAAAACTACCTCTACGGTACTTCGCAATTGGCCCAGACCACCCTGCGCAGCGTCTGCGGCCAGGCCGAACTCGACGAGCTGTTGGCCGACCGCGAGCGAATCAACCGCACGCTGCAGGAGATCATCGATTTGCAGACCGAGCCCTGGGGCATCAAGGTGCGTGCGGTCGAGGTCAAGCAAATTGATCTTCCGACTGACATGCAGCGCGTGATGGCGAAGCAAGCTGAGGCGGAGCGCGAAAAGCGCGCAAAGATCGTACTCGCTGAGGGCGAGTTCCAGGCGGCCCAGCGGTTGGCGGATGCGTCGCGTGTGTTGGCATCGGAGCCGACGGGTTTGCAGCTTCGCTATCTACAAACCCTGGCGGAAATCGCAGGAGGGGAGAATAGTTCGACCACGATTTTCCCGGTGCCGATGGATCTCTTGCGTCCATTCTACGATCAGATGGTGAAGCAAGAGAACGCGGCAAAGACCCCCGCCGAGACTCCGGAAGAAACTTCGTAACGTGTCCGGCGGCGGGGACGACCAGCTCAATACCGATCAGAAGATCCGCCGCTCGGCGGCGCGCAGCCTCTTCAATGGGTTCGTCGTACTATTGGCGCTCGGCGTCATCGGGACTTGGGGTTCAACCGGGTACTACTACACGCAACCGGGCGAAGCAGCGGTGGTACTTTTCCTCGGTCGCTATCACGAGACGGTATACGACGAAGGGATTCACTGGAGATACCCCGTTCCATTGGGCGACCACAAAACGCTCAATGTCACCGAGGTGCGGCGACTCGAGTTCGGCCTTGAACGAGACGATTCTGTTTCCGCAAATTCGGATATCGTTGATCTTCACCAGAACGAGGTCCAGACTTCCGACAGTAACATCGTCATCCCTAGCTACGTCGTCCAGTACCGGGTGAAGGATCCATTTACTTACCTATATAGTTTGAAGGAGCCGGTCCAGACCCTGCACGACGCCGCTCAGGCTGCAATGCGCGAAGTCATCGGGCAACACGGCATCGATGAAGTGCTGTCGAGCAATCGCTCGGGCATTGAGGCCGCTGCCAGAAGCGTCCTGGAGGAGATCCTTTCTCGCTACTCGCGTGGCGAAGGACGCGAGGCCGCCTTCGAGATTCGTTCATTTCAGCTCCAAAGCTCGCAGCCTCCAGCACAAGTCCAGGATGCCTTCGACGACGTCGTTGCGGCGAAACAGGACAAAGATCGATCTCGATCCGTC
Coding sequences within:
- the coaBC gene encoding bifunctional phosphopantothenoylcysteine decarboxylase/phosphopantothenate--cysteine ligase CoaBC, yielding MDPRRIVIAVTGGIAAYKIPELVRALTNAGHSCRCVLTPEATRFVSPLVLETLSQHPAGHDLFNSGESGVIDHIALADWAELVIVAPATANVIAKLAHGITDDLVTAVLLATQVPVLIAPAMNVNMWDHPATQSNLAQLRERGVATIGPDTGELACGWQGEGRMSDPQVIAEAAQRLLTAPSLAGQVVLVTAGGTVEPIDAVRSVTNRSSGKMGFAIVREALRRGAEVVLVAGQTSLDTPAGARRIDVGSALEMHEAVMRELASATVVIKAAAVADFRPASPHKRKIKKEDLDPDAGIQINLIPNPDILADVCAKVAETNGSQVVIGFAAESHDVIPAAQRKLARKGCDFIVANDVSRRDAGFDVDENAVSFVWPGGEIEELALLPKGQVAAELLDRVEKLLGERV
- a CDS encoding nodulation protein NfeD, with amino-acid sequence MRLSVRGFSILCLSIGAALLLGQAVAATGGRHINVASIRGSINPASADYLIEAIARSEGDGAAILLIELDTPGGLVSSTRDILQAMLNARVPIVVYVTPRGAWAISAGTFITVAANVAAMSPGTSIGAAHPVSAGGGTERKPQGESDKGAGAAGSVDVGMEKAENALAAMMESIAQERNRNVEWVVKAVRESVAVSETKALELGVIDIIAENRRELLENIDGRVVRVDGKDQTLELAGLPAVNLEMSLVQKIFNFLGDPNVAMLLFMAGGLGLYAEFNSPGLIVPGVMGIVCMILAAIAFQILPFDWIGLILVLAGFALFAAELYVSAFGALFALGVMCLLLGGSMIFDQPDLSDLTVSFWSVLVPAVAAMALFGGLIVFSVGKVMLVNQIVGVDELVGLVGKAVSPLKPDGKVFVRGEYWNAQADADVEEGEAVEVTEIHGLRMTVRRAGQ
- a CDS encoding slipin family protein, coding for MELFFMILLGSLAAVGLLGVRIITEYDRGVVFRFGRYAGIKTAGLKWIIPGVDRMVRISLREIVMDVPSQEVITRDNVSIKVNAVLYFRVLHPEKAIIQVENYLYGTSQLAQTTLRSVCGQAELDELLADRERINRTLQEIIDLQTEPWGIKVRAVEVKQIDLPTDMQRVMAKQAEAEREKRAKIVLAEGEFQAAQRLADASRVLASEPTGLQLRYLQTLAEIAGGENSSTTIFPVPMDLLRPFYDQMVKQENAAKTPAETPEETS
- the hflK gene encoding FtsH protease activity modulator HflK yields the protein MSGGGDDQLNTDQKIRRSAARSLFNGFVVLLALGVIGTWGSTGYYYTQPGEAAVVLFLGRYHETVYDEGIHWRYPVPLGDHKTLNVTEVRRLEFGLERDDSVSANSDIVDLHQNEVQTSDSNIVIPSYVVQYRVKDPFTYLYSLKEPVQTLHDAAQAAMREVIGQHGIDEVLSSNRSGIEAAARSVLEEILSRYSRGEGREAAFEIRSFQLQSSQPPAQVQDAFDDVVAAKQDKDRSRSVAEGDARETRERASAEAVELSESAIAYREAKVLEATGAAVRFELLLAEYQNAKGVTRQRLYYEAMEDFMGGVNKIVVDPDTVQMLPMLSLPNPFRPAVSAPAVEGAR